The DNA sequence AACAAAGTTTGTGAAAACAAATTACCTTGATGTTAGATCCTGAACATCTGCAcaagtgagcgatacaggccctgtgggcctcttgttaaccAACCTTTCATATTTGAAGCAGTTTTAGTTTTATCATTCTGTGTCTCAACAGGAGAAAAAGTCATTGTCAAGTGCAAGTGCTCACAAggagaaaaaaacaaagaaaaagaagCCAGATTGTGACAAGATGGGACCAACAGATTTGTATGTGAAGAAACATGGTAATAAGAAGCTTAAGGCTGGCCACATGAAACCAGTGACTGTAAGTATTGTGTAATTTGTTATGTTTCAAAgacattgttagctcacctgcctaaagggcaagtgagcttatgccatggcgcggcgtccgtttGGCTGGAAGGTTCCTTGGATGAAGCTCGACAAAGTTTgcgaaaagaaatgaccttgacttatatttaaggtcacagaggtcaaatgtgttaaaacctttaaacgacttcttctgaaataccaaaaggcctagaatcATGATATTTAGCCAGTATGTTCCTCTGATAGTGCCTAACAAAGTTTgcgaaaagaaatgaccttgacctttattcaaggtcacagaggtcaaatgtgttaaaaaccCTTGAAACAACTTCTTTTGAAATACCGAAAGGCCTAGTATTACCATATTTGGTAGGAAGTCTCCTTGGATGAAGCCTGACaaagtttgtgaaaagaaatgaccttggcctttatTCAAGTTTCATAGGTATCAAATGTGTTTAaacctttaaacgacttcttctgatTAATCAAAATTCCAGAGATCatgatatttggtaaaatgaTTCCTTGGATGGAGCCCtacaaagtttgcaaaaagaaatgacctgacctttattcaaggtcacaggggtgaaatttCTTCTGATTAACCAAAAGGCATGGGATCAAGATATTTTGTCCAAAGGTTGATGTGGATGTTTATTAATTAGAATCAATGAGggcaggtgagcaatacaggcccaaagggcctttTGTCTGACTAGTACatagtttgataaaaataaaggtTCAATTTGTGTGTAATCTATTATGAAACTATAAATATTCTTGTACATATCTTTGGtaataacattacaaaaatTGTGTTCTtacaacaattttaaatattgattttgtctTGAATCTTTTGTAGGATGCATTGATTGTTGTTGATAATACCTCTGATATGCCTGTCCCAGAGTTGGAAATTCTTGGTGATTCAACAGGTATTTATTGTAAacaacttatacatgtacttagacttgcttgaaaattgaaaattttctgAACACATagatttgatatcaaataagTCGtcatatttttaggtcatctgagacGAAGTCGCATGGTGACCTATTGCGATacccttttgtccgtcgtcgtccgtcgttaacatttgaacattttccacttcttctctgaaaccccTGGACAAATTTcagtgaaattttgcagaaaccttttATAGACAAAGAttaactaaaattgtgaattttgaattccccTGAAcccaggggccagaggggcagggccgaaaaaagggtaaaattaactaaaatttcaaaaatctccTCCTCAAGACTTAGATATGGTGGGATCAAATACTGTTCATGGATGGAAAGatctgaaggtgctttaccaaattgTGAAATTCATGGCCCTGGGGTCCCCCGTtttcccctggggagggggtaaagtttactatagtttatataggaaaatgtcatttttgGTTATTATTTACTTAAATTCCATTGGAAATTATTCAAACTTGTTAAGGATTTAGTATTGGATAGTTGATTGATGAAATCTTCTAACCGACCATGattgaccccccaggggccaaaggggtggaGCCAAAAGTGGTAAAATTGGCTGAAAATTCAGGAATCATTTTGTGGAAAATCGCATTTGTGTGCAGTTATTTATTGTGTAAGCTATGAGAATTAATGACATTtactcaggtgaccgttaaagcccatgggcctcttgcttGTCAACCAATCCTTCTACTCCGTCAGTTTTTGTGGGGATAATAATTTAAGAGGAGTTAAATCATGTTCTTTCTTTTACAGATTGCACAATCACCAAGAGATGCAAAAAAAACATAGAATATGGTTATTTTGATGAAGACAGTGAGGACATTGACAACCAAGATGCTATGGAGGACAGTTTTGACGACTCAACCCAAGATCCAGATTACTCCACTGAGTCTTCAGATGAAAGCATTGCTCACTCTGATAATGTTGAAGCAGGATATGTGTCCGATTCTTCTTCCAACATGTCTGACACAGTTCCACTTGTGGATACATTACCTGTTTTAAGTAACACCAAATGTTGTTCAGAAATCAACCTATCACAAACAGAAAAGAAGCCTGCAATCAGTATACAAACAAGCAGCAACACGAAAGTTCAACGAGTTTGGGATAAAGTACactattgttttttttgtgagaTAAGTTCAACTAACATTTCGAAACACTACTTGGGACCTCATCAAAGTGAAGCAGAAGTGCAAAAAATTCTGTCATATCCAAAGAAATCAGAGGCAAGAAGACTTGAATTGCTAAAACTCAGAAATGCTGGTGattacaaacacaacacagatatATTGAAGAAGGGGGAAGGGGTTTTAGTGACCTGGACACGAAGACCTGAAGATGAAGTGTCTTCTGGAGACTTCCTGCCATGTGAAGACTGCTTAGCATTCTTTCTTAGATCAAACCTGTGGAGACACCGGAAAGTATGTCCATTTAGAAAAGAAGGGGCAAAGTATCGAAAAGTACAGTCGGAAGCATCCTTCCTCTTGCCTTCTTCTCATGAGGTCAACAAGGGCTTAGAAATGAATGTTCTTCGCAAAATGAATGCAGACGAAATAACAATTGCTGCAAGAAATGACCGAATCATAACCAAAGTTGGAGAAAAGTTGTACCAGAAACATGGCCATCTTCCACATCTTTATTCCCATGTTAGTCAGAAGATGAGGGAATTGGCAAGGTTGCTTATAGCTGTAAGAGGCCAACAACCTGATGTTAATTCTCTATCAGACTTGCTGCATCCTGAACGATTTATGCTTGCCGTTAAAGCAACCAAGATTTTGTGCAATTTCTCAGAAGATACAAACACATATGGAAATCCATCCCTTGCTCTAAAGATCGGCCACTTACTGAAAAAATGTGCAAAGATTAAGAAATCTTCAGCATTGTCATCAGGGGATTCTGATCTAGGGAAGAATGCAGATGATTTTCTTACACTTCTTGATGATGAGTGGACTGACGAAATTTCAAGTTCAGCTTTGCAAACACTCAATACAAACAAGATGAACAAGGGACAGCTGCTACCACTGACAGAGGACTTGAAGAAACTGCAGTGTTACTTTCAGGAAAAGAGTAAATCCCTTTCAGCATCTTTGCagaattcattttcaaaaccAGACTGGGAGCTTTTGAATCAATTAACATTGGCACGGCTTGTCATGTTTAATAGACGGCGTGGTGGAGAGACCCAGAGGATCACATTAGAGGGATATGCAGCAAAACTGACCAAGCATGATTCACTTCAAGAAATTAAAGACTCATTAAGTCCAGTTGAAAAAATGCTCTGTGAAACATTTGGGCGTGTTGAAATACGTGGGAAAAAAGGACGAACAGTACCTGTGTTACTCACTCCAGCAATTCAGCAGAGTATTGATTTGCTTCTGAAATGGAGAAAAGAAGCCCAAATTCCTGATGAAAACCCGTACCTGTTTGCCAGACCAAATTATGATTCTCTACAACCAATTAGGAGTTCAGATGTGCTGAGACGATTTGCACATGAACCAGAATTGGAATTGTCTTCCCCAGAAAATATTACAAGTACTCAACTGCGGAAACATGTTGCAACCGTGTCACAAGGTAAGAATCTTCAAACcaatatattaaatgtatagAATACTCATGGTGATTGTGAAAATTGCtttctctggaaccaagcactacaaatatattttggtTTGAGATTTGCGTTATGACTTAAGGTTTAAAACTATTCAGTATCAGGAAACCATTTCTGTCTTTATTATGTCCGAAGCAATTCTCCACCTTTTGTGTCTTGATATCTCATTTTGTTGAGCGGTAGTTCAGTGTGGTATTTAACAGTCACCTACGACAACGTATGTCACAGTTTAAATTATTGCTTGGATTTAACAAGCTTTCCGATAGATTAACTTGATGTCATATGTGTGGCTCTGTATATTTGTCTGTCGGGgtatattgaaaacaataactTTATGACATTGGAGAGTAGTCTATTTGAAAGGGCTTTCCAGTATGACGTTATACAGGTCTTTGCCTCATGTTCGCAGTTATAACAAAATGTACCCTTTCACCTCTGGGTCCATTCTTCTATCAGAAGAGTTATCAAACTCTGTCCCTCAGTTCACAACCTCTGCTTGCAGCTGGGCAAAAACCGGATGTGCATGCCCAGTGAGGATAAAGGTAACGGAAAAGCTCTGAACCACTGCCCACTGAAGTCAATGTGAAAGGCGTGATCAAGATTGACCAATCAGCGCTTTACATTACTTCAGGTAACATACAGCGCTGATTGGTCAATCTAAATTCACTGATCTCAGTTTTCGGCCAGCTGCAAGCAGAGGTAGTGAACAGAGGGATGTAGTGAGATAACTCTGCTGATAGGAGAATGCTCTGGGTCAAGgtatacagtgcaacttccgaaaaccgaaccttctaaaaaccgaacacctctgaataccgaacgaattgtcattgtacagaattggtccttctttattatagtattaaaatacttccaaataccgatccctctgaattccgaacaccggactgattttgtgtccggttcctgttaaaatataccaaaaattacttctgaaaaccggccttacctgggcgattatgacacgaggtcaggccagtcaaccgtgaaacaacaactgtgacgggtattgtgtgaagccttattgtctcgggacctacgtaggtgatttgtacaggtatccaatatataccccaagggggcattatgacggaaggcctagtgtataatcaacacgacaattatgaaacaatgccacacttcaatgaagcgcgtcggttcgtttatcttctcaatgcaagtagagctagaagcctgagtttcgcatttaatgtaaatgaggcccaaaaggggttgttttcgtaaagaagcccgtgatgttttttttagacaaagcgatgtcggaaatacggCCAGaatcatctgatcaattgtaattgatattgacacaaaacatcttcacaccctttaatattatttgatgtgtaaaataatctgtatcggactattggccccatccacatgacgattcaccggatgtaacaaaatgtaggctgatcgtaaagtgtagttgtacatgtgaaaatactgtttaaaactattgttatagtcatttgcctttcttatatattctgcaatatatacattgattaactttcacaatatgcatattattcagacaatccaaattgtctaagtatgtacgtgccgttttgtaatcgggtgcattctaataaaacatcgtccaaccaattatatccggaatttgaccggtcatttttcgatcaactt is a window from the Pecten maximus unplaced genomic scaffold, xPecMax1.1, whole genome shotgun sequence genome containing:
- the LOC117319420 gene encoding uncharacterized protein LOC117319420 gives rise to the protein MLSMTFCSLISYLINSLIVLDDIDSPSKKKIKEKTERKKKKKFEDEEEKKSLSSASAHKEKKTKKKKPDCDKMGPTDLYVKKHGNKKLKAGHMKPVTDALIVVDNTSDMPVPELEILGDSTDCTITKRCKKNIEYGYFDEDSEDIDNQDAMEDSFDDSTQDPDYSTESSDESIAHSDNVEAGYVSDSSSNMSDTVPLVDTLPVLSNTKCCSEINLSQTEKKPAISIQTSSNTKVQRVWDKVHYCFFCEISSTNISKHYLGPHQSEAEVQKILSYPKKSEARRLELLKLRNAGDYKHNTDILKKGEGVLVTWTRRPEDEVSSGDFLPCEDCLAFFLRSNLWRHRKVCPFRKEGAKYRKVQSEASFLLPSSHEVNKGLEMNVLRKMNADEITIAARNDRIITKVGEKLYQKHGHLPHLYSHVSQKMRELARLLIAVRGQQPDVNSLSDLLHPERFMLAVKATKILCNFSEDTNTYGNPSLALKIGHLLKKCAKIKKSSALSSGDSDLGKNADDFLTLLDDEWTDEISSSALQTLNTNKMNKGQLLPLTEDLKKLQCYFQEKSKSLSASLQNSFSKPDWELLNQLTLARLVMFNRRRGGETQRITLEGYAAKLTKHDSLQEIKDSLSPVEKMLCETFGRVEIRGKKGRTVPVLLTPAIQQSIDLLLKWRKEAQIPDENPYLFARPNYDSLQPIRSSDVLRRFAHEPELELSSPENITSTQLRKHVATVSQVPVAVAQASTSGQKGKRRSIHHLTEEQTNTLRRLFKTNVAFRRDLKKHECLQAIKKNRCLNELDWKKVKNTVHSWIILEKKKTIKLATAKC